From one Neovison vison isolate M4711 chromosome 1, ASM_NN_V1, whole genome shotgun sequence genomic stretch:
- the LOC122901054 gene encoding 60S ribosomal protein L21-like, producing MHTNNLQLSYLTHALSAALHFCIKKFSRPFRKHGVVPLATYMRIYKKGDIVDIKGMGTVQKGMPHKCYHGKTGRVYNVTQHAVGIVVNKQVKGKILAKRINVRIEHIKHSKSRDSFLKRVKENDQKKKEAKEKGTWVQLKRQPAPPREAHFVRTNGKEPELLEPIPYEFMA from the coding sequence ATGCACACAAATAACTTGCAATTATCCTACCTGACTCATGCCCTGTCGGCAGCTTTGCATTTTTGCATAAAGAAGTTCTCTAGGCCTTTTAGAAAACATGGAGTTGTTCCTTTGGCCACATACATGCGAATCTACAAGAAAGGTGATATTGTGGACATCAAGGGAATGGGCACTGTTCAAAAGGGAATGCCCCACAAATGTTACCATGGCAAAACTGGAAGAGTCTACAATGTTACTCAGCATGCTGTTGGTATTGTTGTAAACAAACAAGTAAAGGGCAAGATTCTTGCCAAGAGAATTAATGTCCGCATTGAGCATATTAAACATTCAAAGAGCCGAGATAGCTTCCTGAAGCGTGTAaaggaaaatgatcagaaaaagaaggaagccaaagagaaaggTACTTGGGTTCAGCTGAAGCGTCAGCCTGCTCCACCCAGAGAAGCACATTTTGTGAGAACCAATGGAAAAGAGCCTGAACTGCTGGAACCCATTCCCTATGAATTCATGGcatga